From the genome of Cellvibrio japonicus Ueda107, one region includes:
- a CDS encoding ExbD/TolR family protein has translation MSRRKKHQSGDEGSEIDLTPMLDVVFIMLIFFIVTASFVKETGINPNVPEPNDNPPPPDAPQNILIRISGDNQIWLLEKEGERRVDTRAVRSNIERMRAELPKASVIIQVDSKTNTGTYVAVADAAREAFGNNPNPPVVLVPPKK, from the coding sequence GTGAGCCGTAGAAAGAAACACCAATCCGGTGATGAAGGTAGCGAAATTGACTTGACCCCCATGCTTGACGTGGTGTTTATCATGTTGATTTTCTTCATTGTGACTGCTTCTTTTGTGAAAGAGACGGGCATTAACCCCAATGTCCCCGAACCGAATGATAATCCACCGCCACCAGATGCCCCTCAGAACATTCTGATTCGTATCTCCGGGGATAATCAGATCTGGTTGCTTGAGAAAGAGGGCGAGCGTCGGGTGGATACACGTGCTGTTCGCTCCAATATTGAGCGTATGCGTGCGGAGTTGCCCAAGGCTTCAGTGATTATTCAGGTTGATTCCAAGACTAATACGGGTACCTATGTGGCTGTGGCAGATGCTGCACGTGAAGCGTTTGGCAATAACCCTAACCCGCCTGTGGTTTTGGTGCCGCCTAAAAAATAG
- a CDS encoding aminoacyl-tRNA deacylase translates to MGVAATLENYLKAKQVDFTLLEHEYCEGSYNTARVAQINDLCLAKAVLLRDEDFHYTLCVLPTRNKILRKTLNEILDRHLELVDEEELTAIFKDCEEGAVPALGEAYGLDVIWDEDLLQVEEVYIEAGDHRHLIRLRQIDFAQLMQDKLHDHFSADRARQSKLPKKYIRQEYEL, encoded by the coding sequence ATGGGTGTTGCTGCAACCTTAGAAAACTACCTAAAAGCAAAACAGGTCGATTTCACGCTGCTCGAACATGAATATTGTGAGGGTTCATACAACACAGCACGAGTCGCCCAAATTAATGATCTATGCCTCGCTAAGGCAGTCCTGCTGCGCGATGAGGATTTCCATTACACACTCTGTGTTCTACCCACCCGCAACAAAATACTACGCAAAACCCTGAATGAAATTCTCGATCGCCACCTGGAACTGGTAGATGAGGAAGAATTGACAGCCATCTTTAAAGATTGTGAGGAAGGTGCCGTACCAGCCCTTGGCGAGGCTTATGGCCTGGATGTCATTTGGGATGAGGATTTACTACAGGTAGAAGAGGTATATATAGAGGCAGGAGATCATCGCCACTTGATACGCCTGCGCCAAATCGATTTTGCGCAACTAATGCAGGACAAACTGCATGATCACTTCAGTGCCGACCGCGCCCGTCAAAGTAAGCTGCCCAAAAAATATATCCGCCAGGAGTACGAGCTTTAA
- a CDS encoding aminotransferase class I/II-fold pyridoxal phosphate-dependent enzyme codes for MQLDNASLEQLREWESQLATQYQAILAQKLNLDLTRGKPSAEQLSLSDALDGILAGNYTAADGTDTRNYGGLDGLPEAKQLGANIMDVDAGNVLVGGNSSLTLMFQVMLAAYQFGLKDAASAWKHEGEVKFICPVPGYDRHYTVCEQLGIKMITVPMTSTGPDMDAVEALVKSDTSIKGMWCVPKYSNPTGVVYSDETVERIAKLGLLASANFRVFWDNAYSVHDLIDNAPKLANILEATRRHGTEDSVVQFASTSKITHAGSGVAFVAASAANLAGIKKFLNTCTIGPDKVNQIRHTRFLPSKEALTAHMTKHAALLNPRFEAVLSALSKAFDGTDLGAWEKPVGGYFVSFDTRRGCAKETVRLAAEAGVKLTPAGATYPYGKDPEDRNIRIAPSVPTVPEVIGAMEVFVTCVKLASVRNAITQQA; via the coding sequence TTGCAACTGGATAACGCATCCCTTGAACAACTGCGCGAATGGGAAAGCCAACTCGCAACACAATACCAAGCCATTCTCGCCCAAAAGCTCAACCTGGATTTAACCCGCGGTAAACCTTCCGCCGAACAACTCAGCCTGTCCGATGCACTCGACGGCATACTCGCCGGTAACTACACCGCTGCCGATGGCACTGATACCCGCAACTACGGTGGACTCGATGGTCTGCCCGAAGCCAAGCAGCTGGGCGCCAATATCATGGACGTCGATGCCGGCAATGTTCTGGTTGGAGGCAACTCAAGCCTCACCCTGATGTTTCAGGTCATGCTTGCCGCCTATCAATTCGGTCTGAAGGATGCTGCCAGCGCCTGGAAGCATGAAGGTGAAGTCAAGTTTATTTGCCCGGTTCCCGGTTACGATCGCCACTACACAGTGTGCGAGCAACTGGGCATTAAAATGATCACTGTTCCCATGACATCTACCGGACCGGATATGGATGCTGTTGAAGCCCTGGTGAAGTCGGACACATCGATCAAAGGCATGTGGTGTGTTCCCAAATATTCCAACCCCACCGGTGTTGTATACAGTGATGAAACGGTTGAGCGCATCGCCAAACTGGGTTTGCTTGCCAGTGCTAACTTCCGTGTTTTCTGGGATAACGCCTACTCAGTCCACGACTTGATTGATAATGCCCCCAAACTTGCCAATATCCTGGAAGCCACCCGCCGCCATGGAACAGAAGACTCTGTAGTGCAGTTTGCCTCTACCTCCAAAATTACTCACGCGGGTTCCGGTGTTGCCTTTGTTGCCGCCAGCGCCGCCAACCTGGCAGGTATTAAAAAATTCCTTAACACCTGCACCATTGGCCCGGATAAAGTCAACCAAATCCGCCACACCCGCTTCCTTCCCAGCAAAGAAGCACTGACAGCGCATATGACCAAGCATGCAGCGCTGCTCAATCCGCGCTTTGAAGCCGTACTATCAGCACTGAGCAAGGCTTTTGACGGCACCGATCTGGGCGCATGGGAGAAACCGGTCGGAGGCTATTTTGTCTCATTCGACACACGCCGCGGATGTGCGAAAGAAACGGTTCGCCTTGCAGCAGAGGCCGGCGTCAAACTAACCCCTGCCGGCGCCACCTACCCTTATGGCAAAGACCCGGAAGACCGCAACATTCGTATCGCACCTTCCGTACCTACAGTGCCCGAAGTCATCGGCGCCATGGAAGTGTTTGTCACCTGCGTGAAACTGGCATCCGTTCGCAACGCTATTACCCAACAAGCCTGA
- a CDS encoding M48 family metallopeptidase yields MDFFEQQDLAKRNTLRLVLLLVSAVISLIVITCVFLAFFFYYFAGNNPLLVEQRYSDSLLLNLWNSLSVQTILTIAIGITLVVILGGLFKYSQLRGGGRAVAAAMGGRLISGLTQDPDERKILNVVEEMAIASGTAVPPVYVMEEDAINAFAAGFHPQDAVIGITRGCIRQLTRDELQGVIAHEFSHIFHGDMRLNMRLIATLHGILLIGLVGEFLLRHGSRRRVRSSKDSGNGIVVLGLGLFIIGYTGIFFGNLIKAAVSRQREFLADASAVQFTRNPDGIAGALKKIGGAIRGSQLTRENAAEFSHMYFSQGIKSFTNLMATHPPLETRIRRIQPRWDGKFITAVTPLKPTASQTAGYTGFINTPNAQQTAMLAAVDAQIQQIAQPTQEHIAYARQQLTQIPQYIKEATADSFSARGLVLGLIMDRHHSMRDQQWQLLRRLWSEEHLNTLKPIADKVKDLSPALRLPLLELCLPTLKQLTQTQRDDFLQGLQILIQADNKISLLEWSLYRIVLHNTTEHSPQRQRDLQDLNKECQLLLSMLAYAGAPEQLQAQAAFTQAVTHLDMAPMPLLPKSSVQLAALDTALEQLNLVRPLQKPRLLKAMGECVLHDQRVSVDEAELFRAIADSLDCPVPPFIQTTGPM; encoded by the coding sequence ATGGATTTTTTTGAACAACAGGATCTCGCCAAGCGCAACACCCTGCGCTTGGTGTTGTTGCTGGTATCGGCCGTCATATCATTGATTGTCATTACCTGCGTCTTTCTTGCCTTCTTCTTTTATTACTTTGCGGGAAACAACCCGCTGCTTGTTGAACAGCGCTACAGCGATAGCCTGTTGCTTAACCTGTGGAACAGCCTGTCCGTCCAAACCATTCTTACCATTGCGATCGGCATTACGCTTGTCGTTATCCTCGGTGGCCTATTTAAGTATTCACAACTGCGCGGTGGCGGGCGAGCAGTGGCGGCTGCCATGGGGGGGCGCTTGATTTCCGGCCTTACACAAGACCCGGACGAGCGAAAAATCCTCAATGTGGTTGAGGAGATGGCGATCGCCTCTGGCACGGCAGTACCACCGGTTTACGTCATGGAAGAGGATGCCATCAACGCTTTTGCTGCCGGCTTCCACCCCCAGGATGCCGTGATCGGGATCACGCGCGGCTGTATACGCCAACTCACCCGCGATGAACTCCAGGGGGTAATCGCCCACGAGTTCAGCCATATTTTCCATGGTGATATGCGCCTGAACATGCGCCTCATCGCCACGCTGCACGGTATTTTACTCATAGGGTTGGTTGGCGAATTTCTACTGCGCCATGGCAGTCGCCGCCGGGTCAGGAGCAGTAAAGACTCCGGTAACGGTATTGTGGTGCTGGGGCTCGGCCTCTTTATTATCGGTTACACCGGAATCTTTTTTGGCAACCTGATCAAAGCCGCTGTAAGCCGCCAACGTGAATTCCTCGCTGATGCTTCAGCTGTCCAATTCACCCGCAATCCCGATGGTATTGCCGGTGCATTAAAAAAAATTGGCGGCGCCATTCGAGGGTCGCAATTGACGCGTGAAAATGCCGCTGAGTTTAGCCATATGTATTTCAGCCAGGGGATCAAATCCTTTACCAACCTGATGGCGACACACCCGCCCCTGGAAACACGCATTCGCCGCATCCAGCCCCGCTGGGATGGAAAATTTATTACGGCAGTTACTCCGCTGAAGCCAACAGCAAGCCAAACAGCAGGTTATACCGGATTTATTAACACCCCCAATGCGCAACAAACAGCCATGCTGGCTGCAGTAGATGCACAAATCCAGCAAATTGCACAACCGACCCAGGAACACATCGCCTACGCACGCCAGCAGCTCACCCAAATTCCGCAATATATAAAAGAAGCAACAGCAGACAGCTTTTCCGCGCGAGGTTTGGTGCTGGGGTTAATCATGGATCGCCATCACAGCATGCGCGACCAGCAATGGCAATTGCTTCGCCGGCTATGGAGCGAAGAGCATTTAAATACACTGAAGCCCATCGCCGATAAGGTAAAGGATCTGTCTCCGGCATTGCGCCTGCCGTTATTGGAGCTTTGCCTGCCAACCCTCAAACAACTTACCCAAACCCAACGCGACGATTTTTTGCAAGGACTGCAAATACTCATTCAGGCAGATAACAAAATCAGCCTGCTGGAATGGTCGCTCTACCGCATTGTGTTACACAACACAACCGAACATTCGCCGCAACGCCAACGCGACCTGCAGGATCTGAATAAGGAATGCCAACTGCTATTATCCATGCTGGCATATGCCGGAGCGCCGGAGCAATTACAGGCACAAGCCGCCTTTACACAGGCGGTAACCCATCTGGACATGGCGCCTATGCCCCTGCTGCCCAAATCCAGTGTACAACTGGCTGCATTGGATACCGCCCTGGAACAATTAAACCTGGTAAGGCCCCTGCAAAAACCCCGCCTGCTAAAAGCGATGGGAGAATGCGTATTACACGATCAGCGTGTTAGTGTCGACGAGGCAGAATTGTTTCGCGCCATTGCCGATAGCCTCGACTGCCCTGTTCCACCCTTTATACAAACCACTGGCCCCATGTAA
- a CDS encoding LemA family protein — protein sequence MISTLITIAVIAVLVFYIIGIYNKLVTLKNRFENAFSQIEVQLKRRYDLIPNLVETAKGYIKHERETLEAVINARNQALNGLKAASANPGNPAAIHELAGAESLLGSALGRLNVVMEAYPDLKASQNMMQVSEELTSTENKVAFARQAFNDAVTAYNTYKQTFPPVVFAATFGHAQDASLLEFADSAEIQAAPKVQF from the coding sequence ATGATCAGCACCCTCATTACCATCGCCGTCATTGCCGTTCTGGTGTTTTATATCATCGGCATCTACAACAAATTGGTAACGCTGAAAAACCGTTTCGAAAATGCCTTTTCCCAAATTGAAGTACAACTGAAACGCCGCTACGACCTGATTCCCAATCTGGTCGAAACGGCCAAGGGCTATATCAAGCATGAGCGCGAAACGCTGGAAGCCGTTATCAACGCACGCAACCAGGCATTAAATGGGCTCAAGGCTGCCTCAGCTAACCCGGGCAATCCCGCCGCTATTCACGAACTTGCCGGAGCTGAAAGCCTTCTGGGCAGCGCATTGGGACGCCTGAATGTCGTGATGGAAGCCTACCCAGACCTCAAGGCATCACAAAATATGATGCAGGTATCCGAAGAGCTGACCAGTACGGAAAACAAAGTTGCGTTCGCCCGCCAGGCCTTTAATGATGCCGTAACGGCTTACAATACCTATAAGCAAACCTTTCCCCCCGTCGTCTTTGCCGCAACCTTTGGCCATGCTCAAGATGCCAGCTTGCTGGAGTTCGCTGACAGTGCCGAAATCCAGGCCGCACCCAAAGTGCAGTTTTAA
- a CDS encoding BON domain-containing protein — MLFAPGSLSTSGVGKRWSGLGITLLLLLFLGGCAQVIHVTTSEPIQISPKKRTPGARVDDNRVETYTRVNLKKASAAFDEAHINIDCFNGILLLTGQVPSEHLRQLAGDTATKLNTLRQVHNELVVAPNTEFKARSYDTWLTTKIKAKFMANSDIEGSRIRVITENQTVFLMGLVSRYEADKIAQLVANTGGVRQVVKVFEYID, encoded by the coding sequence ATGCTTTTTGCCCCAGGCTCACTCAGTACATCAGGGGTTGGCAAGCGGTGGTCAGGATTGGGAATCACCCTGCTGCTGTTGCTTTTCCTGGGGGGCTGCGCCCAAGTCATTCATGTAACAACCAGTGAGCCCATTCAGATCAGCCCGAAAAAGCGAACACCGGGCGCACGAGTTGACGACAATCGGGTCGAGACCTATACACGGGTTAACCTTAAAAAAGCATCAGCCGCCTTTGACGAAGCGCACATCAATATCGACTGTTTTAATGGCATATTACTGCTAACCGGCCAAGTGCCCAGCGAGCATCTACGCCAATTGGCAGGTGATACTGCAACCAAGCTCAACACCTTGCGCCAGGTACACAATGAGCTAGTCGTAGCTCCCAACACTGAATTTAAAGCACGCAGCTATGACACCTGGTTGACCACCAAGATCAAAGCCAAATTTATGGCCAACAGCGATATCGAAGGCAGTCGTATCCGCGTGATCACGGAAAACCAAACCGTATTTTTAATGGGACTGGTATCGCGCTATGAAGCAGATAAGATTGCGCAACTGGTAGCCAACACCGGTGGTGTGCGCCAGGTTGTTAAAGTCTTTGAATACATCGACTAG
- a CDS encoding SIS domain-containing protein yields MDQRVITLFHESIEAKMHAGEHLAPLIATASQMIVNALLNERKILTCGNGISAAQAQIFTASLINRFEQERPGLPALNLGADFTSQTAIASDYSYNDIFAKQIRALGQAGDLLLLLTSTGTASNLLQAISAAHDKNMSVIALTGRDGGNVAALLDSHDLELRAPLLVKARIHEVHLLSLFCLCDLIDQQLFGGY; encoded by the coding sequence ATGGACCAACGGGTCATTACACTCTTTCACGAAAGTATTGAAGCCAAAATGCATGCCGGTGAACACCTGGCTCCACTGATTGCCACCGCCAGCCAGATGATCGTGAATGCCCTGCTGAATGAACGCAAAATACTTACCTGTGGCAATGGCATCTCTGCGGCCCAGGCCCAAATTTTTACGGCATCCCTGATCAATCGCTTCGAGCAAGAGCGCCCCGGTTTGCCCGCCCTCAACCTGGGAGCAGATTTCACCAGCCAAACAGCCATTGCCAGTGACTATAGTTACAATGATATTTTCGCCAAGCAAATTCGCGCCCTCGGGCAAGCCGGCGATCTGTTGCTGCTGCTTACCAGTACGGGTACAGCGAGCAACCTGTTACAAGCCATTAGTGCTGCGCACGATAAAAACATGTCGGTTATTGCCCTGACCGGCCGCGATGGCGGCAATGTGGCAGCGTTGCTCGACAGCCATGATCTTGAACTGCGCGCTCCACTGCTGGTCAAAGCTCGCATTCACGAAGTCCACCTGCTCAGCCTTTTTTGTCTCTGTGATCTGATTGACCAACAATTATTTGGAGGTTACTAA
- a CDS encoding YraN family protein, whose amino-acid sequence MANIRDDSHLVDGARAEARAQAYLEQQGLTTWMKNYRCKTGEIDLIMCEGDTLVFVEVRLRTNRFFSSAVESITPAKRQKMIRTAQRFLQERGLVDKHACRFDIIALDAKGQHAKPEWIRDAFGIY is encoded by the coding sequence ATGGCCAATATCAGGGATGACTCGCATTTAGTGGATGGTGCCCGCGCAGAAGCACGGGCACAGGCCTACCTGGAGCAGCAGGGGCTTACCACATGGATGAAAAACTACCGCTGTAAAACCGGAGAGATCGACTTGATCATGTGCGAAGGCGATACCCTGGTATTTGTAGAGGTTCGCCTGCGTACCAATCGATTTTTCTCCTCTGCCGTCGAAAGTATCACCCCCGCCAAACGACAAAAAATGATTCGTACGGCACAGCGCTTTTTACAAGAGCGCGGATTAGTGGACAAACACGCCTGTCGCTTTGATATTATCGCGCTCGATGCCAAGGGGCAGCATGCAAAGCCGGAATGGATTCGCGACGCTTTCGGTATCTACTGA
- a CDS encoding penicillin-binding protein activator: MSKTRPLKGARLLLALSLGLALGLGGCGTSPDKPASTKGSQQPAKLSAKALLEQAGQAVSPERERLILAAAERYIETGKYEQARRLLIDMESDTLNDDAYVKHTDLLANVALQEGSNILAFGILTKPRLEQQWSAMEPAQELSLREKRAQIFDLMGEAERSVSERVLLSSLITHKQSEKANLNSLWHSLMSINLARLEQLAMSAPGDTERGWYALAAIGKNNQLDLDQQQTLLQRWQREWRNHPAQSNLPDDLRLLKSLIASQPRQIALLLPQSGRLAEAGQAVRDGFFAAYYQALAQGRQVPEVRQYDSTGDIIAAYEQAITDGAQLVIGPLDKEKVTELSLLPGFKVPLLTLNYPEPAPAQAVDNLYQFGLALEDEARQVARQAYSEGHRQAMVIIPEQEWSERSARAFSAEWEKLGGIVVNRSQFKTGSNYSRLVKDALLIEQSQQRTTQLQNLLGIKLETTPRSRGDVDMIFLIANPAQARQIKPTFAFHYAGSIPIYATSQVYTGEPNAKVDRDLNGIRFNTMPWLFDTASPEKQAIKQYTQSAAVYDRLQALGADAFRLYARLPQLAQIEQMRLYGATGTLRMLPDGRIEREQIWARFRNGLAQPLPMVVNASEEY; this comes from the coding sequence GTGAGCAAAACCAGGCCGCTAAAGGGCGCCCGGCTATTACTGGCACTCAGCCTGGGGCTTGCACTTGGCCTGGGTGGTTGCGGAACCTCCCCGGATAAACCCGCCAGCACCAAGGGCAGCCAGCAACCCGCAAAACTCTCCGCCAAAGCCCTGCTTGAACAAGCCGGCCAGGCAGTATCCCCGGAGCGGGAAAGGCTCATCCTGGCCGCGGCCGAACGCTATATCGAAACCGGTAAATACGAGCAGGCACGACGCCTGTTAATCGATATGGAAAGCGACACACTCAACGACGACGCCTATGTCAAACACACGGACTTGCTCGCCAATGTTGCGCTCCAGGAAGGTTCCAATATTTTGGCGTTCGGCATTCTAACCAAGCCGCGCCTGGAACAACAATGGTCAGCCATGGAGCCGGCACAAGAGTTGAGCCTGCGGGAAAAACGTGCGCAAATCTTTGATTTAATGGGAGAAGCCGAACGCAGTGTCAGCGAACGGGTGCTCCTTTCCAGCCTGATCACCCATAAGCAGTCCGAAAAGGCAAACCTGAACAGCCTGTGGCACAGCCTGATGAGTATCAACCTTGCGCGCCTTGAGCAGCTCGCGATGAGTGCACCGGGTGACACCGAGCGCGGTTGGTATGCGCTTGCCGCCATCGGTAAAAACAACCAACTGGACCTCGACCAGCAGCAAACCTTGCTACAGCGCTGGCAGCGTGAATGGCGCAACCATCCCGCCCAAAGCAACCTGCCGGACGACCTGCGCCTGCTCAAAAGCCTGATCGCATCCCAACCGCGTCAAATAGCCCTGTTGTTGCCGCAATCGGGCCGCCTGGCTGAAGCAGGCCAGGCCGTGCGCGATGGCTTCTTTGCTGCCTACTACCAGGCCCTCGCCCAGGGGCGCCAGGTACCCGAGGTGCGCCAGTACGACAGCACAGGAGACATTATCGCCGCCTATGAGCAAGCTATCACTGATGGCGCACAATTGGTCATTGGCCCGCTGGATAAGGAAAAAGTCACCGAACTGAGCCTGTTACCTGGCTTCAAAGTGCCGTTACTGACCCTCAACTACCCGGAACCCGCACCGGCACAAGCCGTTGACAACCTGTACCAATTTGGCCTGGCCCTGGAAGACGAAGCCCGCCAGGTCGCCCGCCAGGCATACAGCGAAGGCCATCGCCAGGCGATGGTGATCATCCCCGAACAGGAATGGAGTGAGCGCAGTGCCCGCGCCTTTAGCGCCGAATGGGAAAAATTAGGGGGGATTGTCGTTAATCGCAGCCAATTCAAGACGGGGAGCAATTACTCGCGTTTGGTTAAGGATGCGCTATTGATTGAGCAAAGCCAGCAGCGCACCACACAGTTGCAAAACCTGCTGGGCATCAAGCTGGAAACGACACCGCGCAGTCGCGGCGATGTGGATATGATTTTCCTGATCGCTAATCCCGCCCAGGCCCGGCAAATCAAGCCGACGTTTGCCTTTCACTACGCGGGCAGCATCCCCATTTACGCTACCAGCCAGGTTTACACCGGCGAACCCAATGCCAAAGTGGATCGCGACCTGAATGGCATACGTTTTAATACCATGCCCTGGCTGTTTGACACGGCCAGCCCGGAAAAACAGGCTATCAAGCAATACACCCAATCAGCCGCTGTTTATGATCGGCTCCAGGCCCTGGGAGCCGATGCATTCCGCCTTTATGCACGCCTGCCGCAACTGGCGCAAATTGAGCAGATGCGCCTCTACGGCGCTACCGGCACCCTGCGTATGCTGCCCGATGGTCGTATCGAGCGCGAGCAGATCTGGGCGCGTTTCCGCAATGGCCTGGCCCAGCCACTCCCCATGGTCGTCAACGCCAGCGAAGAATATTAA
- the rsmI gene encoding 16S rRNA (cytidine(1402)-2'-O)-methyltransferase, which produces MTASDQNQAGASGVLYVVATPIGNLADMVPRAIEALQTVTLIAAEDTRHSSRLLAHFDIKTPCVAYHDHSDETRTRALVDRLLAGDSIALISDAGTPLVSDPGYRLVRQARLDGVRVVPIPGACAMVAALSAAGLASDRFAFEGFLPAKQAARVAQLQSLVNDSRTLIFYEAPHRILETLEDMCEVFGPERELVVAREVTKTFETIRGDKLPAMRDWVAADSNQQRGEIVLLLQGAPKRELAEITPEQEHVMQVLLEELPLKQAAAIGARLTGLKKNFLYQWALDKTGRE; this is translated from the coding sequence ATGACAGCAAGCGACCAGAACCAGGCTGGCGCCTCCGGTGTGCTTTATGTAGTGGCAACACCCATCGGAAATTTGGCCGATATGGTACCCCGAGCGATAGAGGCTCTACAAACAGTGACGCTCATTGCCGCTGAAGATACGCGGCACAGTTCACGCCTGCTGGCCCATTTCGACATCAAAACCCCCTGTGTGGCCTATCACGATCACAGTGATGAGACACGCACCCGTGCGCTGGTGGATCGTTTGTTGGCGGGCGATTCGATTGCGCTTATCTCGGATGCGGGGACGCCCCTGGTATCTGATCCTGGCTACCGGCTGGTGCGCCAGGCCCGCCTCGACGGTGTGAGAGTTGTACCTATCCCCGGTGCCTGTGCCATGGTCGCTGCGTTAAGTGCAGCGGGGCTGGCATCTGACCGCTTTGCGTTTGAGGGCTTTCTTCCCGCCAAACAGGCGGCCCGTGTGGCACAACTCCAATCCCTGGTAAATGATTCGCGCACCCTGATTTTTTATGAGGCGCCCCATCGTATCCTCGAAACCCTGGAGGACATGTGTGAGGTATTTGGCCCGGAGCGCGAGCTGGTTGTGGCCCGGGAAGTGACTAAGACCTTCGAGACCATCAGGGGCGATAAGCTCCCGGCAATGCGCGACTGGGTTGCCGCGGATAGCAACCAGCAGCGCGGTGAAATTGTTTTGCTCCTGCAGGGGGCTCCCAAACGGGAGCTGGCGGAGATCACGCCTGAGCAGGAACACGTGATGCAGGTATTGCTGGAGGAGTTACCGCTTAAACAGGCGGCTGCTATAGGTGCGCGCCTGACGGGATTAAAGAAAAACTTTCTGTATCAATGGGCGCTGGATAAGACTGGCCGTGAATAA